Proteins found in one Papio anubis isolate 15944 chromosome 13, Panubis1.0, whole genome shotgun sequence genomic segment:
- the CLIC3 gene encoding chloride intracellular channel protein 3: MAETKLQLFVKASEDGESVGHCPSCQRLFMVLLLKGVPFTLTTVDTRRSPDVLKDFAPGSQLPILLYDSDAKTDTLQIEDFLEETLGPPDFPSLAPRYRESNTAGNDVFHKFSAFIKNPVPAQDEALYQQLLRALARLDSYLRAPLEHELALEPQLRESRRRFLDGDRLTLADCSLLPKLHIVDTVCAHFRQAPIPAGLRGVRRYLDSALQEKEFKYTCPHSAEILAAYRPAVHPR, translated from the exons ATGGCGGAGACCAAGCTCCAGCTGTTTGTCAAG GCGAGTGAGGATGGGGAGAGTGTGGGTCACTGCCCCTCCTGCCAGCGGCTCTTCATGGTCCTGCTCCTCAAGGGTGTACCCTTCACCCTTACCACAGTGGACACGCGCAG GTCCCCGGACGTGCTGAAGGACTTCGCCCCCGGCTCGCAGCTGCCCATCCTGCTTTATGACAGCGATGCCAAGACAGACACGCTGCAGATCGAGGACTTTCTGGAGGAGACGCTGGGGCCGCCCGA CTTCCCCAGCCTGGCGCCTCGTTACAGGGAGTCCAACACTGCTGGCAACGACGTTTTCCACAAGTTCTCCGCGTTCATCAAGAACCCAGTGCCCGCGCAGGACGAAG CCCTGTACCAGCAGCTGCTGCGCGCCCTCGCCAGGCTGGACAGCTACCTGCGCGCGCCCCTGGAGCACGAGCTGGCGCTGGAGCCGCAGCTGCGCGAGTCCCGCCGCCGCTTCCTGGACGGCGACCGGCTCACGCTGGCCGACTGTAGCCTACTGCCCAAGCTGCACATCGTCGAC ACGGTGTGCGCGCACTTCCGCCAGGCGCCCATCCCGGCGGGGCTGCGTGGCGTCCGCCGCTACCTGGACAGCGCGCTGCAGGAGAAGGAGTTCAAATACACTTGTCCGCACAGCGCCGAGATCCTGGCGGCCTACCGGCCCGCCGTGCACCCCCGCTAG
- the PAXX gene encoding protein PAXX isoform X2, protein MDPLSPPLCTLPPGPEPPRFVCYCEGEGSGEGDGGGFNLYVTDAAELWSTCFTPDSLAALKARFGLSAAEDITPRFRAACEQQAVALTLQEDRASLTLSGGPSALAFDLSKVPGPEAASRLQALTLGLAKRVWSLERRLAAAEETAASPRKSPRPAGPQLFLPDPDPQRGGPGPGVRRRCPGESLINPGFKRNQLVAWTLMRPEGAAQVWPHGESACEGTGSLRGLHQRPPHTPPPPPACPGPGLRRLLEFLPCQINRSLCWRLWWGSDSWHWPGKGSGNAPGPARWVWGHRM, encoded by the exons ATGGATCCGCTGTCGCCGCCGCTCTGCACGCTGCCGCCGGGCCCCGAGCCGCCCCGCTTCGTGTGCTACTGCGAAGGGGAAGGAAGCGGGGAGGGGGACGGTGGCGGCTTCAACCTCTA CGTGACCGACGCCGCGGAGCTTTGGAGCACCTGCTTCACGCCGGACAGCCTGGCGGCCCTC AAAGCCCGTTTTGGTCTGAGTGCGGCTGAGGACATCACCCCCCGGTTCAG GGCAGCCTGTGAGCAGCAAGCTGTGGCTCTCACCCTGCAGGAGGACAGAGCATCCCTGACCCTTTCAGGGGGCCCCTCGGCACTGGCCTTTGACCTCTCCAAGGTACCAGGCCCAGAGGCAGCCTCCAGACTGCAGGCGCTGACACTGGGCCTGGCAAAACGCGTGTGGAGCCTGGAGCGGCGACTGGCAG CTGCAGAAGAGACAGCTGCCAGCCCCAGGAAGAGTCCTCGGCCTGCAGGGCCTCAGCTCTTCTTACCAG ACCCAGATCCCCAGAGAGGTGGCCCTGGACCTGGGGTCAGGAGGCGGTGTCCAGGAGAGTCGCTCATCAACCCTGGGTTCAAGAG AAACCAGCTGGTGGCGTGGACTTTGATGAGACCTGAAGGTGCAGCACAAGTGTGGCCCCACGGGGAGTCTGCCTGTGAGGGGACAGGCAGTCTTCGAGGCCTTCATCAGAGACCCCCCCacacaccaccacctccacctgccTGTCCTGGGCCAGGACTAAGGCGTCTCCTCGAGTTCCTTCCCTGTCAAATAAACCGCTCCCTCTGTTGGAGGCTCTGGTGGGGTTCTGACTCCTGGCACTGGCCTGGGAAGGGATCAGGGAATGCCCCTGGGCCTGCACGCTGGGTGTGGGGCCACAGGATGTGA
- the PAXX gene encoding protein PAXX isoform X1: MDPLSPPLCTLPPGPEPPRFVCYCEGEGSGEGDGGGFNLYVTDAAELWSTCFTPDSLAALKARFGLSAAEDITPRFRAACEQQAVALTLQEDRASLTLSGGPSALAFDLSKVPGPEAASRLQALTLGLAKRVWSLERRLAAAEETAASPRKSPRPAGPQLFLPDPDPQRGGPGPGVRRRCPGESLINPGFKSKKPAGGVDFDET; encoded by the exons ATGGATCCGCTGTCGCCGCCGCTCTGCACGCTGCCGCCGGGCCCCGAGCCGCCCCGCTTCGTGTGCTACTGCGAAGGGGAAGGAAGCGGGGAGGGGGACGGTGGCGGCTTCAACCTCTA CGTGACCGACGCCGCGGAGCTTTGGAGCACCTGCTTCACGCCGGACAGCCTGGCGGCCCTC AAAGCCCGTTTTGGTCTGAGTGCGGCTGAGGACATCACCCCCCGGTTCAG GGCAGCCTGTGAGCAGCAAGCTGTGGCTCTCACCCTGCAGGAGGACAGAGCATCCCTGACCCTTTCAGGGGGCCCCTCGGCACTGGCCTTTGACCTCTCCAAGGTACCAGGCCCAGAGGCAGCCTCCAGACTGCAGGCGCTGACACTGGGCCTGGCAAAACGCGTGTGGAGCCTGGAGCGGCGACTGGCAG CTGCAGAAGAGACAGCTGCCAGCCCCAGGAAGAGTCCTCGGCCTGCAGGGCCTCAGCTCTTCTTACCAG ACCCAGATCCCCAGAGAGGTGGCCCTGGACCTGGGGTCAGGAGGCGGTGTCCAGGAGAGTCGCTCATCAACCCTGGGTTCAAGAG TAAGAAACCAGCTGGTGGCGTGGACTTTGATGAGACCTGA
- the LOC101014841 gene encoding LOW QUALITY PROTEIN: lipocalin-like 1 protein (The sequence of the model RefSeq protein was modified relative to this genomic sequence to represent the inferred CDS: deleted 1 base in 1 codon; substituted 1 base at 1 genomic stop codon) — MKGATLGGRALGLGSPALASPAVALTDIRVAFSDYQHFALLYLETQKGGLQNQXLQLYSGRAAGRRPRHPPASGLECPLCLHQCLLHREGGTAGSWCLWPRSRPLPTPFTPPCPSHPLFAPPTPSL; from the exons ATGAAGGGTGCCACGCTGGGGGGACGTGCCCTGGGCCTGGGGTCACCGGCTCTCGCTTCTCCAGCCGTGGCCCTGACTGACATCCGAGTGGCGTTCTCCGACTACCAGCACTTTGCTTTGCTGTACTTGGAGACGCAGAAAGGGGGCCTGCAGAACCAGTGACTGCAGCTCTACAGTGGGCGGGCTGCGGGGCGGAGGCCCAGACACCCCCCAGCTTCGGGTCTGGAATGT CCCCTGTGCCTGCACCAGTGCCTTCTGCACCGGGAAGGCGGAACCGCTGGCTCCTGGTGTCTGTGGCCGCGGTCccggcccctccccacccctttcacccctccctgcccctctcaCCCTCTCTTCGCCCCTCCAACCCCTTCCCTTTAG
- the LOC108580400 gene encoding lipocalin-like 1 protein: MPPCCMMLWALLINSLLALLWVSPGQAQVPIQANYDASQFQGTWYMVGVVSDDQDFLDSKDTMKMPVVLVTLLENSDLALKFGYPMSDGRCQKMDMTFTKDAVGGSSAT; encoded by the exons ATGCCACCTTGCTGCATGATGCTTTGGGCTCTGCTGATCAATTCCCTCCTTGCCCTGCTCTGGGTGTCCCCAGGCCAGGCCCAGGTCCCCATCCAGGCCAACTATGATGCTAGCCAG TTCCAGGGCACCTGGTACATGGTCGGGGTGGTGTCAGATGACCAGGACTTCCTGGACTCCAAGGACACCATGAAGATGCCTGTGGTCTTAGTGACCCTCTTGGAGAACAGTGACCTGGCCCTCAAGTTTGGATATCCCAT GTCCGATGGCAGGTGCCAGAAAATGGACATGACTTTCACCAAGGATGCTGTAGGGGGCAGTTCAGCAACCTAG
- the PTGDS gene encoding prostaglandin-H2 D-isomerase — MATHHTLWMGLVLLGLLGGVQAAPEAQVSVQPDFQPDKFLGRWFSAGLASNSSWLQEKKAALSMCKSVVAPAADGGFNLTSTFLRKNQCETRTMLLQPAGSLGSYSYRSPHWGSTYSVSVVETDYDHYALLYSQGSKGPGEDFRMATLYSRTQTPRAELKEKFTAFCKAQGFTEDTIVFLPQTDKCMMEQ; from the exons atggctactCATCACACGCTGTGGATGGGACTGGTCCTGCTCGGGCTGCTGGGCGGCGTACAGGCAGCACCCGAGGCCCAGGTCTCCGTGCAGCCCGACTTCCAGCCGGACAAG TTCCTGGGGCGCTGGTTCAGCGCGGGCCTCGCCTCCAACTCGAGCTGGCTCCAGGAGAAGAAGGCGGCGCTGTCCATGTGCAAGTCGGTGGTGGCCCCTGCCGCGGATGGTGGCTTCAACCTGACCTCCACCTTCCTCAG GAAAAACCAGTGTGAGACCCGAACCATGCTGCTGCAGCCCGCGGGGTCCCTTGGCTCCTACAGCTACCGGAGTCCCC ACTGGGGCagcacctactctgtgtcagTGGTGGAGACCGACTATGACCACTACGCCCTGCTGTACAGCCAGGGCAGCAAGGGCCCCGGCGAGGACTTCCGCATGGCCACCCTCTACA GCCGAACCCAGACCCCCAGGGCTGAGTTAAAGGAGAAATTTACCGCCTTCTGCAAGGCCCAGGGCTTCACAGAGGATACCATTGTCTTCCTGCCCCAAACCG ATAAGTGCATGATGGAACAATAG